A single Acidobacteriaceae bacterium DNA region contains:
- the mraY gene encoding phospho-N-acetylmuramoyl-pentapeptide-transferase, with protein MLYWLLYQKLFPYFRYFRIFRYVTFRCVFASLTALLIGLLIGPFVIDRLRQFQIGQYIREEGPQSHQKKGGTPTMGGVLICISILVPTLLWSDLSNPFVWLVMFATIAFAAIGFADDYTKVAKKRNLGLTSIQKLLLQFIVSGTIAVALIVLQGQGFYSTRLIVPFVKHFRPNLMIDSWLRVPHLWGLAFIPFVIFVMLVITFSSNAVNLTDGLDGLAIGCTIIAAGALTVLTYVSGHVVFADYLELQRMPAVSELTVFCGAMVGASIGFLWYNAHPAEVFMGDVGSLALGGAIATVAVCIKQELLLPFIGGVFIMEALSVMLQVGSYKLRGGKRIFRMAPLHHHFELGGWSESKVIARFWIMALVFALFALTTLKLR; from the coding sequence TTGCTCTATTGGCTGCTCTACCAAAAGCTCTTCCCATACTTCCGGTACTTCCGGATCTTTCGCTACGTCACGTTTCGCTGCGTGTTCGCGAGCCTGACCGCGCTGCTCATCGGCCTCCTTATCGGCCCGTTCGTCATTGACCGCCTCCGCCAGTTCCAGATCGGCCAGTACATCCGCGAAGAAGGTCCGCAGAGCCACCAGAAAAAAGGCGGCACGCCCACCATGGGCGGCGTGCTCATCTGCATCTCCATCCTCGTTCCCACGCTGCTCTGGAGCGATCTCTCCAACCCATTCGTCTGGCTCGTGATGTTCGCCACCATCGCCTTCGCCGCCATCGGCTTCGCCGACGATTACACAAAGGTCGCGAAGAAGCGCAATCTCGGCCTCACGTCGATTCAGAAGCTCCTGCTGCAATTCATCGTCAGCGGCACCATCGCGGTTGCGCTGATCGTTCTTCAAGGCCAGGGCTTCTACTCCACGCGGCTGATCGTTCCGTTCGTCAAGCACTTCCGCCCGAACCTGATGATCGACTCCTGGCTGCGCGTTCCGCACCTGTGGGGCTTGGCGTTCATCCCATTCGTCATCTTCGTGATGCTCGTCATCACCTTCTCGAGCAACGCCGTCAACCTCACCGACGGGCTCGACGGCCTCGCTATCGGCTGCACCATCATCGCCGCCGGCGCGCTCACCGTGCTCACCTACGTCAGCGGCCACGTCGTCTTTGCGGACTACCTCGAACTCCAGCGCATGCCCGCCGTCAGCGAGCTCACCGTCTTCTGCGGCGCAATGGTCGGCGCCAGCATCGGCTTCCTCTGGTACAACGCGCACCCGGCCGAGGTCTTCATGGGCGACGTCGGCTCACTCGCGCTGGGCGGCGCGATTGCCACGGTCGCGGTCTGCATCAAGCAGGAGCTCCTGTTGCCCTTCATCGGCGGCGTCTTCATCATGGAGGCCCTCAGTGTCATGCTGCAGGTCGGCAGCTACAAGCTGCGCGGCGGCAAGCGCATCTTCCGCATGGCCCCGCTGCACCATCACTTCGAGCTCGGCGGCTGGTCGGAGTCCAAAGTGATCGCGCGCTTCTGGATCATGGCGCTCGTCTTTGCCCTGTTTGCACTCACGACGCTGAAGCTGCGATAA
- the murF gene encoding UDP-N-acetylmuramoyl-tripeptide--D-alanyl-D-alanine ligase, with translation MNLTLGQIADWIHAEGDFDSTLTAVGYSIDSRTLNAGELFFAVRGERMDGHDYVEDALANGAIAAVVSMRWLTPPNIDPAKLLRVPDEESDCVLLSMQRLAHRVRRVWGGRVIGVTGSAGKTTTKECVAAVLAKKFEVLKTTGNLNNHFGVPLQLLRLEPHHEVAVLEMGMNHAGELTALAKIAEPDWAVVSNVAPVHLEFFPDGIAGIARAKYELVAALPPEGYAILNADDERVAAFARGMGERALLYGTDSRSYVRADDIRDAGLDGTRFALVVEELRREVHLRLIGRHNVLNALAAISVGLLSDIDIDTCITAVEEMRPTEKRGRVLEFHGARLIDDTYNSNPKALASMVEALRQTPASRRFVVAGEMLELGPEGAALHRTAGEQMAGLDGVIGVRGLASEIVEGARASGVTAEFVESPGEAGVWLEQNLRKGDVVLLKGSRGVHLEHAIEALQE, from the coding sequence GTGAACCTGACCCTGGGACAGATTGCCGACTGGATTCACGCCGAGGGCGACTTCGACTCCACCCTCACTGCCGTCGGTTACTCCATCGACTCGCGCACCCTCAACGCCGGCGAGCTCTTCTTCGCCGTCCGCGGCGAGCGCATGGATGGACACGATTACGTCGAGGACGCGCTCGCGAACGGTGCCATCGCCGCAGTCGTCAGCATGCGGTGGCTCACGCCACCCAACATTGATCCCGCCAAACTCCTGCGCGTTCCTGACGAGGAATCGGACTGCGTTTTGCTCTCCATGCAGCGCCTCGCTCATCGCGTGCGCCGCGTCTGGGGAGGCCGCGTGATCGGCGTCACCGGCTCAGCCGGCAAGACCACGACAAAAGAGTGCGTCGCCGCCGTTCTCGCCAAAAAGTTTGAAGTCCTCAAGACCACCGGCAACCTCAACAACCACTTCGGCGTCCCGCTGCAACTACTCCGCCTTGAGCCGCACCATGAGGTCGCCGTGCTCGAAATGGGCATGAACCACGCGGGCGAACTCACCGCGCTTGCAAAGATCGCTGAGCCCGACTGGGCCGTCGTCTCCAATGTTGCGCCCGTGCATCTCGAGTTCTTTCCCGATGGCATCGCCGGCATCGCCCGCGCCAAGTACGAGCTCGTCGCCGCCCTCCCGCCCGAAGGCTATGCCATCCTCAACGCTGACGATGAGCGCGTTGCCGCCTTCGCCCGCGGTATGGGCGAGCGCGCGCTGCTCTACGGCACGGACTCGCGCTCCTACGTCCGCGCCGACGACATCCGCGACGCCGGCCTCGACGGCACGCGCTTCGCTCTCGTCGTCGAAGAGCTCCGCCGCGAGGTCCACCTCCGCCTCATCGGCCGTCACAACGTGCTCAACGCACTCGCCGCCATCAGCGTTGGCCTGCTCAGTGACATCGACATCGACACCTGCATCACCGCCGTCGAAGAGATGCGTCCCACCGAGAAGCGCGGCCGCGTGCTCGAATTCCACGGCGCCCGCCTCATCGACGACACCTATAACTCCAACCCGAAGGCGCTCGCGTCCATGGTCGAAGCTCTCCGCCAGACGCCTGCCTCGCGCCGCTTCGTCGTCGCCGGCGAGATGCTCGAGCTCGGCCCTGAAGGCGCCGCGCTGCATCGCACCGCGGGCGAGCAGATGGCCGGTCTCGACGGCGTCATCGGCGTGCGCGGACTCGCGTCGGAGATCGTCGAAGGCGCCCGTGCCAGCGGGGTGACCGCAGAGTTCGTGGAAAGCCCGGGCGAAGCCGGCGTCTGGCTGGAGCAGAACCTCCGCAAAGGCGACGTTGTTCTCCTCAAGGGCTCGCGCGGCGTGCATCTCGAACACGCCATCGAAGCCTTGCAGGAATAG
- a CDS encoding UDP-N-acetylmuramoyl-L-alanyl-D-glutamate--2,6-diaminopimelate ligase — protein MRWSDITAELHSKKVAGPADIEISGVQYDSRRVGPGDVFVAMRGGSTDGNRFVATALQQGAAALVTDSAEIFEQLHTSHPELPLALVEHGRRALAEVSAAVFDHPEGKLKLSAVTGTNGKTTTTFLLEQLLTSVGRKSVLLGTIETHIAGDVRPTEHTTPESRDIYATFAEGVLAGCTEAVMEMSSHALEQERVWGLPVDVAIYTNLTQDHLDFHGTMDAYARAKAKLFAGVGAPPPRVAVLNEDDAYAPQMKQAFRGAELMTYSVDTSRGTHRAANLQLAVGKTRFDFVTPSGTIAIQSPLSGRVNVYNLLAAMCAALARGLTLEQIARATPTLKQVPGRFEVVSGSERIGFSVVVDYAHTDDALRNLISLARESVGAHSGRVITLFGCGGDRDRTKRPKMGRAAAEASDLVIVTSDNPRSEQPSAIIDEILPGVRATATPFIVEPDRHAAIERAIRSATPGDIVLLAGKGHEKVQVFADGAIPFDDVAEASRVLQQLREVRA, from the coding sequence ATGAGATGGAGCGACATCACCGCGGAACTGCATTCGAAGAAGGTCGCCGGACCTGCAGACATCGAAATCAGCGGTGTTCAGTACGACTCGCGCCGCGTCGGTCCGGGCGATGTCTTCGTCGCAATGCGCGGTGGATCAACCGATGGCAATCGCTTCGTCGCCACCGCTCTGCAGCAGGGCGCGGCAGCTCTAGTCACCGACTCCGCTGAAATCTTCGAGCAACTCCACACCTCGCATCCAGAACTCCCACTCGCGCTCGTCGAGCATGGCCGCCGCGCACTCGCCGAAGTCAGCGCCGCTGTCTTCGATCACCCCGAGGGCAAACTCAAGCTCAGCGCGGTCACCGGTACCAATGGAAAGACGACAACAACTTTTCTCCTCGAACAACTTCTCACAAGCGTTGGCCGCAAGAGCGTTCTCCTCGGCACCATCGAGACGCACATCGCCGGCGATGTCCGCCCCACCGAGCACACCACACCCGAGAGCCGCGACATCTACGCCACATTCGCCGAAGGCGTGCTCGCTGGCTGCACCGAAGCCGTGATGGAGATGAGCTCGCACGCACTCGAGCAGGAGCGCGTGTGGGGCCTTCCCGTCGACGTCGCCATCTACACCAACCTCACTCAGGACCATCTCGACTTCCACGGCACCATGGACGCCTACGCCCGCGCGAAAGCTAAACTCTTTGCTGGAGTCGGCGCTCCGCCGCCACGAGTAGCCGTCCTCAATGAGGACGACGCGTACGCCCCGCAGATGAAACAAGCATTCCGCGGCGCCGAGCTGATGACCTACAGCGTCGACACATCGCGCGGAACACATCGCGCCGCAAACTTGCAGCTCGCCGTCGGCAAAACTCGCTTCGACTTCGTCACGCCCAGCGGCACAATAGCAATCCAATCCCCGCTCAGCGGTCGCGTGAACGTCTACAACCTGCTTGCCGCCATGTGCGCGGCACTCGCTCGTGGTCTCACGCTTGAGCAAATCGCCCGCGCCACTCCCACGCTCAAGCAGGTCCCCGGCCGTTTCGAGGTCGTCTCCGGCTCCGAACGCATCGGCTTCAGCGTCGTCGTCGACTACGCCCACACCGACGATGCGCTGCGCAACCTCATCAGCCTCGCCCGCGAAAGCGTCGGCGCACACAGCGGCCGCGTCATCACGCTCTTCGGCTGCGGCGGCGACCGCGACCGCACCAAGCGCCCCAAGATGGGTCGCGCAGCCGCAGAGGCCAGCGACCTCGTCATCGTCACCAGCGACAACCCGCGCAGCGAGCAGCCCTCCGCCATCATCGACGAGATCCTCCCCGGTGTCCGCGCCACCGCCACGCCCTTCATCGTCGAGCCGGACCGCCACGCGGCGATCGAGCGCGCCATCCGCTCCGCTACGCCGGGCGACATCGTCCTTCTCGCCGGAAAGGGACATGAAAAGGTACAGGTCTTCGCTGACGGAGCGATTCCGTTCGATGATGTAGCCGAGGCCTCACGAGTCCTCCAACAACTCCGCGAGGTGCGCGCGTGA
- a CDS encoding penicillin-binding protein → MKSSPRQTMTAPIRRVRFVYVAMFFCFWAAAIGLRLFWLQVIRHGDFVKRAVMQQQRTFEVAPRRGVLYDRNLRELAMTVLVDSIYAVPSELGENRPEDAALLSKIVHTDPLDHYTTDQQMLARFNDSRNFAWVARKVTPDVADRVRELNLKGVYFQKEFKRFYPDADLAAHVLGYVGTDDNGLGGLEREFDDELHGVPGHMLTAVDAKRHVMGSEESEPMPGENLVLSIDANIQYMAERALDEQVQKLKALHGTVVVQDPHTGQILALAVSPRFNPNDSRHIDPQDLTDLAVSDIYEPGSTFKLVTYSAALDGAGVQPTDMVDCQGGQMTMYGRTLHDDKSDHLGVVTVRQALEHSSDVGAAKMALRLGPDKFYKYMRAFGFGDRTGIELPSETRGLLRPPRKWGSTSILSLAIGQEIGVTPIQLVTMVSTIADGGEYIPPHILLASTDDTKGSQNLKAEPFRPEFQLPANLPDGSHRVISEMTSAKMRAMMQGIVIEGTGKLAALNGYSSAGKTGTAEKIDPATHTYSHTKLVASFAGFAPVSDPAIAIAVVIDTPTAGGEDMHYGGAASAPVFAEVAQQVLEYLGVPHDQPLKTKQQMQQLAANVPPDDVPDENADLTAMFDDINSLPADDPLRQPATAAAMQQNEIADERATAAAAEKAADAPPPRKGILGLPNKVLSAFHANGDTTSVMPDANTANNQPLTLPHVDPAVQPRGNGAVIVDAGKRVAVPEFRGSALRSVVESATDLGLRVETLGSGVAHDQMPTAGTMVPPGTEIVVRFAR, encoded by the coding sequence ATGAAGTCCTCGCCACGTCAGACGATGACCGCGCCGATCCGGCGGGTACGTTTCGTCTACGTGGCGATGTTCTTCTGCTTCTGGGCCGCGGCGATCGGTCTGCGTCTCTTCTGGCTGCAGGTCATCCGTCACGGCGACTTCGTCAAGCGCGCCGTAATGCAGCAGCAGCGCACCTTTGAGGTCGCTCCCCGTCGCGGCGTTCTCTACGACCGCAACCTGCGCGAGCTCGCCATGACCGTGCTCGTCGACAGTATCTACGCGGTTCCCAGCGAGCTCGGCGAGAACCGTCCTGAGGACGCCGCGCTCCTCTCGAAGATCGTCCACACCGATCCGCTCGACCACTACACCACGGATCAGCAGATGCTCGCGCGCTTCAACGACTCGCGCAACTTCGCCTGGGTCGCGCGCAAGGTCACACCCGATGTCGCTGACCGCGTTCGCGAGCTCAACCTCAAGGGCGTCTACTTTCAGAAAGAGTTCAAGCGCTTCTACCCCGATGCCGACCTGGCCGCGCACGTCCTCGGCTACGTCGGTACTGACGACAACGGTCTCGGCGGTCTGGAGCGCGAGTTCGACGACGAACTGCACGGCGTCCCCGGCCACATGCTCACCGCGGTCGATGCGAAGCGCCACGTGATGGGCTCCGAAGAGAGCGAGCCGATGCCCGGCGAAAATCTGGTTCTCTCCATTGACGCCAATATCCAATACATGGCTGAGCGCGCGCTGGATGAGCAGGTGCAAAAACTCAAAGCGTTGCACGGCACCGTCGTCGTGCAGGACCCGCACACCGGCCAGATCCTCGCACTCGCTGTATCGCCCCGGTTCAATCCCAACGACTCGCGCCACATCGATCCGCAGGACCTGACCGATCTCGCCGTCAGCGACATCTACGAGCCCGGTTCGACCTTCAAGCTCGTCACCTACTCTGCCGCGCTCGACGGAGCGGGCGTGCAGCCCACTGACATGGTCGATTGCCAGGGCGGCCAGATGACGATGTACGGCCGCACCTTGCATGACGACAAGTCGGATCACCTGGGCGTCGTCACCGTCCGGCAGGCGCTCGAGCACTCCTCCGACGTTGGTGCCGCCAAGATGGCGCTCAGGCTCGGCCCCGACAAGTTTTACAAGTACATGCGCGCCTTCGGCTTCGGCGACCGCACGGGCATCGAACTGCCGAGTGAGACGCGCGGCCTGCTCCGTCCGCCGCGCAAGTGGGGATCGACCAGCATCCTCTCGCTCGCCATCGGCCAGGAGATCGGCGTGACTCCCATTCAGCTCGTAACCATGGTCTCGACCATCGCTGACGGCGGCGAATACATCCCACCTCACATCCTTCTTGCATCTACCGACGACACGAAAGGAAGCCAAAACTTGAAGGCGGAGCCCTTCCGTCCCGAGTTCCAGCTTCCCGCAAATCTTCCCGACGGCTCGCACCGCGTCATCTCGGAGATGACCTCCGCCAAGATGCGCGCGATGATGCAGGGCATCGTCATCGAGGGCACCGGCAAACTCGCCGCACTCAACGGCTACAGCTCCGCTGGCAAGACGGGCACTGCGGAAAAGATCGACCCTGCGACACACACCTACTCGCACACAAAGCTCGTCGCCAGCTTCGCCGGATTTGCTCCCGTCAGCGATCCCGCAATCGCAATCGCCGTCGTCATCGACACACCCACAGCAGGCGGTGAAGATATGCACTATGGCGGCGCGGCCAGCGCCCCGGTCTTCGCCGAGGTCGCGCAGCAGGTCCTCGAGTATCTGGGCGTGCCGCACGATCAGCCGCTCAAGACGAAACAGCAGATGCAGCAGTTAGCAGCGAATGTGCCACCGGACGACGTTCCTGATGAGAACGCCGATTTGACCGCGATGTTCGACGACATCAACAGCCTGCCCGCCGACGATCCGTTGCGCCAGCCCGCAACCGCAGCCGCGATGCAGCAGAACGAGATCGCGGACGAACGCGCAACTGCAGCGGCTGCTGAAAAAGCCGCGGACGCACCGCCTCCAAGGAAAGGCATTCTCGGGCTGCCGAATAAGGTTCTCTCTGCCTTTCACGCAAACGGCGATACCACGTCCGTGATGCCTGACGCGAACACGGCCAACAACCAGCCCCTCACTCTGCCGCACGTTGACCCTGCGGTTCAGCCACGAGGCAACGGCGCCGTTATCGTTGACGCGGGCAAGCGTGTCGCCGTGCCTGAATTCCGTGGCTCCGCATTGCGCTCGGTCGTGGAGAGCGCAACCGACCTCGGCCTACGCGTGGAAACACTCGGAAGCGGTGTTGCCCACGACCAGATGCCCACCGCCGGCACGATGGTTCCTCCCGGGACCGAGATCGTTGTGCGCTTCGCGCGTTGA
- a CDS encoding cell division protein FtsL produces MATMAIAGQGMEQMQARRAHARTVSISERNRELFEAQLARRRGPTPEMFFTKHLDNTRLVKADDPERHREMRTFTMVMTLLFALTMVYVWQHFSAIEVGYKVEAQKQQVEQLREQNRQLRLSEAQLSDPGRIDQIAKQLGLNTPLPGQVVRPDGSGGVTPVLAQAHKPIFSAVQ; encoded by the coding sequence ATGGCGACGATGGCAATAGCAGGTCAGGGGATGGAGCAGATGCAGGCGCGGCGCGCGCACGCGCGCACCGTCAGCATCTCTGAGCGCAATCGTGAGCTCTTTGAGGCGCAGCTCGCTCGTCGCCGCGGCCCCACTCCCGAGATGTTCTTCACCAAGCACCTCGACAACACCCGCCTGGTGAAGGCGGACGACCCCGAGCGTCACCGCGAGATGCGCACCTTCACCATGGTGATGACGCTGCTCTTCGCGCTCACGATGGTCTACGTGTGGCAGCACTTCTCCGCGATCGAGGTCGGTTACAAGGTCGAGGCGCAAAAACAGCAGGTTGAGCAGCTTCGCGAGCAGAACCGCCAGCTCCGTCTCTCTGAAGCGCAGCTCAGCGACCCCGGCCGCATCGATCAGATTGCCAAGCAGCTTGGACTCAATACGCCGCTCCCCGGACAGGTCGTTCGTCCGGATGGCTCGGGCGGTGTCACACCCGTTCTTGCACAGGCGCATAAGCCGATTTTCTCTGCAGTTCAATAA
- the rsmH gene encoding 16S rRNA (cytosine(1402)-N(4))-methyltransferase RsmH gives MERPQHVPVLLEESLEFLAVHPGGVYADATLGLGGHSAEIARRLGAKGKLIAFDRDPEAMGKAQARLATVAEELGPEMPTVEYISRPFSEIAEVIAPGTLDGLLADFGVSSLQLDEAHRGFSFRAEGPLDMRMDPRSPLTAEQVVNQADEEELANLIYEFGEERRSRRIARAIVRARPISTTAELARVVSAVAPPIKAERGRSPIHPATRTFQALRIRVNDELQEIQSLLKSAGSLLKPGGRLVLISFHSLEDRLVKDALRDGAKAGQYELLTKKPVVATEEESLRNPRSRSAKLRAAQKN, from the coding sequence ATGGAAAGACCGCAGCATGTACCGGTTCTTTTAGAAGAGAGTCTCGAATTCCTCGCTGTGCATCCAGGCGGCGTCTACGCAGACGCGACGCTCGGGCTCGGCGGACACTCCGCGGAGATTGCGCGGAGGCTCGGAGCCAAGGGCAAGCTGATCGCCTTCGATCGCGACCCCGAAGCGATGGGCAAAGCGCAAGCGCGACTTGCGACGGTGGCCGAAGAGCTTGGTCCTGAAATGCCTACGGTTGAGTACATCAGCCGGCCGTTCTCAGAGATCGCGGAAGTGATCGCACCGGGCACGCTCGACGGTCTGCTTGCCGACTTCGGCGTCAGCAGCCTGCAGCTCGATGAGGCGCACAGAGGATTCAGTTTTCGGGCCGAAGGGCCGCTGGACATGCGGATGGATCCGCGCAGCCCCCTGACGGCCGAACAAGTGGTAAATCAGGCGGACGAAGAAGAGCTCGCCAACCTGATTTACGAATTCGGAGAGGAAAGGAGGTCGCGGAGAATCGCCAGAGCTATTGTGCGGGCGCGGCCGATATCGACAACAGCAGAGCTTGCTCGAGTCGTTTCGGCCGTCGCCCCGCCAATAAAGGCTGAGCGTGGCAGAAGCCCGATTCATCCGGCGACCCGAACCTTTCAGGCGCTCCGAATTCGAGTGAACGACGAATTGCAGGAGATCCAATCGCTGCTCAAAAGCGCGGGATCACTGCTCAAGCCGGGCGGAAGGCTGGTGTTGATCAGCTTTCACTCCCTGGAGGACCGGCTGGTGAAGGACGCGCTGCGAGACGGCGCAAAGGCAGGCCAGTATGAGCTGCTGACGAAGAAACCGGTCGTGGCAACGGAGGAAGAATCGCTCCGGAACCCGCGATCACGCAGTGCAAAACTCCGCGCTGCACAAAAAAATTGA
- a CDS encoding division/cell wall cluster transcriptional repressor MraZ gives MFRGNHPARVDEKGRLKVPSEFKAALEAQGRECFITSRDGQRAEIHSMKDWEQIEESLAKLPASAAKRRFLDATNYYGQAVRMDDQGRLLIPQLLREAASLVGDVAVMGIEKKLVVANDARLRAQITENPATDEDIESLGVVGL, from the coding sequence ATGTTTCGGGGCAATCATCCAGCGCGGGTCGACGAGAAGGGCCGGTTAAAGGTCCCGTCGGAGTTCAAGGCCGCGTTGGAGGCCCAGGGCCGGGAGTGCTTCATCACCAGCCGGGACGGACAGCGGGCCGAGATTCACTCCATGAAGGACTGGGAGCAGATTGAAGAGTCGCTGGCCAAGCTGCCCGCCAGCGCCGCAAAGAGACGGTTTCTCGATGCGACGAATTACTACGGCCAGGCAGTACGGATGGACGACCAGGGGCGGCTGCTGATTCCGCAGCTGCTGCGCGAAGCGGCAAGCCTGGTCGGAGATGTCGCGGTGATGGGCATCGAGAAGAAGTTGGTTGTGGCGAACGATGCAAGGCTCAGGGCTCAGATCACCGAGAACCCGGCCACGGACGAAGACATCGAGTCGCTGGGAGTGGTTGGGTTGTAA
- a CDS encoding DUF2127 domain-containing protein: MLQAKVSRQEQEERSAHPDDRSADPRRASPEHRRGLLLIGLFKLSKAILSVALGVGALKLLHHDIASVILHISEVLKIDPENRLVGVVMSKADLIGAPQLKHFSVLTFTYAGLCLIEGTGLMLEKRWAEYFTLTLTILALPWECFELYREFTIPRITLLVVNLAVLAYLVWLLRKQLWPERSAPAS, encoded by the coding sequence ATGTTGCAGGCCAAAGTCAGCAGGCAAGAGCAGGAAGAGCGCTCCGCGCACCCGGACGACCGCTCCGCCGACCCGCGGCGCGCGAGCCCGGAGCATCGGCGCGGTCTGCTACTCATCGGCCTCTTCAAGCTCAGCAAAGCGATTCTGTCCGTCGCCCTGGGCGTGGGTGCGCTCAAGCTTCTCCATCACGACATCGCAAGCGTCATCCTGCACATCAGCGAGGTGCTGAAGATCGACCCCGAGAACCGCCTGGTCGGCGTTGTGATGAGCAAGGCCGACCTCATCGGTGCGCCGCAACTGAAGCACTTCAGTGTGCTGACCTTCACCTACGCCGGGCTGTGCCTGATTGAAGGCACGGGTCTCATGCTCGAAAAGCGGTGGGCGGAGTATTTCACGCTTACGCTCACCATCCTTGCGCTGCCCTGGGAATGCTTCGAGTTATATCGAGAGTTCACCATCCCGCGCATCACGCTGTTGGTGGTGAATCTGGCCGTGCTTGCATACCTTGTTTGGCTGCTCCGTAAGCAACTATGGCCGGAGCGATCCGCTCCCGCGTCCTGA
- a CDS encoding fasciclin domain-containing protein produces MKKIIRNLLASTAAVCLAIGCISATAADKKDPDVGGAPMYPNKTIVQNAVNSPIHKTLVAAVKAAGLVDTLNSPGPFTVFAPTDDAFAKLPAGTVDNLVQPENKATLTKVLTYHVVPGTYSTAKLMKGIKAGGGTLKLKTVEGDELAFTMDGGNIKITDDKGGSAMITTPNVYQSNGVIQVIDSVLMP; encoded by the coding sequence ATGAAGAAGATCATCAGGAATTTGCTCGCATCTACGGCGGCCGTGTGCCTCGCGATCGGCTGTATCAGCGCCACGGCAGCAGACAAAAAGGATCCGGACGTGGGTGGCGCGCCCATGTACCCCAACAAGACTATCGTGCAAAATGCGGTGAATTCGCCCATTCATAAGACGCTCGTTGCAGCGGTAAAGGCAGCGGGCCTGGTGGATACACTGAACAGCCCCGGACCATTCACGGTCTTTGCGCCGACGGATGATGCCTTCGCAAAGCTGCCTGCGGGCACGGTCGACAACCTCGTGCAGCCGGAGAACAAGGCGACGCTGACCAAGGTCCTCACCTATCACGTTGTGCCGGGCACCTACAGCACGGCGAAGTTAATGAAGGGGATCAAGGCCGGCGGAGGCACGTTGAAGCTGAAGACCGTCGAAGGTGATGAGCTCGCCTTCACGATGGATGGCGGCAACATCAAGATCACCGACGACAAGGGCGGCTCAGCGATGATCACGACACCGAATGTGTATCAGTCGAATGGCGTCATCCAGGTGATCGACTCGGTGTTGATGCCCTAA
- a CDS encoding Fe2+-dependent dioxygenase: MLITIEKVLTPEQVKIARVKLATAQWTDGRVTAGYQAQEVKRNAQIPEDSPVAKELGDLILGALARSPRFMSAALPLRVFPPMFNSYAGGQTFGTHVDTAIRQLATTGQRIRTDLSATLFLTAPEDYDGGELIVEDSYGEKSVKLAAGDMVLYPATSLHRVEPVTRGNRISSFFWIQSMVRQDAHRTLLFDLDESIQRLARSEQASAPDVKQTSVQLTGVYHNLLRQWAEI, translated from the coding sequence ATGCTGATAACGATTGAGAAGGTGCTGACACCGGAACAGGTGAAGATAGCGCGCGTGAAGCTCGCCACAGCACAATGGACGGATGGCCGAGTCACCGCTGGCTATCAGGCGCAGGAGGTCAAGCGCAACGCACAGATCCCCGAAGACTCCCCGGTAGCTAAAGAGCTTGGCGATTTGATTCTGGGCGCACTCGCACGTTCTCCACGCTTCATGTCGGCCGCACTTCCGCTGCGTGTCTTTCCGCCGATGTTCAATAGCTACGCCGGCGGCCAGACCTTCGGCACGCACGTCGACACAGCGATTCGCCAGCTGGCGACAACGGGGCAGAGAATCCGCACAGACCTGAGCGCTACGCTCTTTCTAACCGCACCGGAAGACTACGACGGCGGCGAACTGATCGTGGAGGACAGCTACGGCGAGAAGAGCGTGAAGCTGGCAGCCGGCGACATGGTTCTCTATCCTGCGACGAGCCTGCACCGCGTTGAGCCCGTGACGCGCGGCAACCGGATCAGCTCGTTCTTCTGGATCCAAAGTATGGTTCGCCAGGACGCGCACCGCACGCTGCTCTTTGATCTCGACGAGAGCATCCAGCGTCTTGCTCGTTCCGAGCAGGCATCAGCGCCAGACGTAAAGCAAACTTCAGTGCAGCTCACGGGCGTGTATCACAACCTGCTGCGTCAATGGGCGGAGATATAA